A single Actinomadura algeriensis DNA region contains:
- a CDS encoding PTS lactose transporter subunit IIB: MNGKDVRKLVIACDAGMGSSVMLAGHLRKSLKKQNVTVEHTPVDSIPSDADVVVCHTGLAARARRGAAEGTPLVQFEVYLGDPAVDRLVKAIKDGGEVGG, translated from the coding sequence ATGAACGGCAAGGACGTCCGCAAGCTCGTGATCGCCTGTGACGCCGGGATGGGCAGCAGCGTGATGCTCGCCGGTCACCTCCGCAAGTCGCTGAAGAAGCAGAACGTGACGGTCGAGCACACGCCCGTCGACTCGATCCCCAGCGACGCGGACGTGGTCGTCTGCCACACCGGGCTCGCCGCGCGGGCCCGCCGGGGCGCGGCCGAGGGGACCCCGCTCGTCCAGTTCGAGGTCTACCTCGGCGACCCGGCCGTGGACCGGCTCGTCAAGGCCATCAAGGACGGCGGTGAGGTCGGTGGCTGA
- the mtlA gene encoding PTS mannitol transporter subunit IICB, with protein sequence MATDYTPEPTGAGFRATVQRFGGKLAGMVMPNIGAFIAWGLITALFIPTGWLPNEDLAELVDPMIKMLLPVLIGYTGGRMVHGQRGAVVGAVATVGIAVGSDVPMFLGAMIIGPLTAYLLKLFDDLVRDRVRTGFEMLVDNFSAGIIAAAMAVAGRAVIGPVMNTVSGWAGDAVGRLVDNNLLPLTSLLVEPAKVLFLNNAVNHGVLTPLGIQQAADTGKSVLFMIESNPGPGIGVLLAYLFFGPKRLRPSVPAAAIIQFFGGIHEIYFPYILMKPRMILAAIAGGMTGVAIFAATGVGLVASPSPGSIFAYLAQTPRGFGNWFGVYGGLLASAAVSFGVGAALLGFGRLAESGEPGDGAGDTAADAKDAEDADARETEKPDPLGGGDGEVAVPETAPTTKDRPIEGSPQ encoded by the coding sequence ATGGCCACCGACTACACCCCCGAACCCACGGGCGCCGGGTTCCGCGCGACCGTCCAGCGGTTCGGCGGCAAGCTGGCCGGGATGGTGATGCCCAACATCGGCGCGTTCATCGCGTGGGGCCTGATCACCGCGCTGTTCATCCCGACCGGCTGGCTGCCGAACGAGGACCTGGCCGAGCTCGTCGACCCGATGATCAAGATGCTGCTGCCGGTGCTGATCGGCTACACCGGCGGCCGGATGGTGCACGGGCAGCGCGGCGCCGTGGTGGGCGCCGTCGCCACCGTCGGCATCGCCGTCGGCTCGGACGTCCCGATGTTCCTCGGCGCGATGATCATCGGCCCGCTCACCGCGTACCTGCTGAAGCTGTTCGACGACCTGGTGCGGGACCGCGTCCGCACCGGGTTCGAGATGCTGGTGGACAACTTCTCCGCCGGCATCATCGCGGCGGCCATGGCCGTCGCCGGTCGGGCGGTGATCGGCCCGGTGATGAACACCGTCTCCGGCTGGGCCGGGGACGCCGTCGGCCGGCTCGTCGACAACAACCTGCTGCCGCTGACGTCGCTGCTGGTCGAGCCCGCGAAGGTGCTGTTCCTCAACAACGCCGTCAACCACGGGGTGCTCACCCCGCTCGGCATCCAGCAGGCCGCCGACACCGGCAAGTCCGTCCTGTTCATGATCGAGTCGAACCCCGGGCCGGGCATCGGCGTGCTCCTGGCCTACCTGTTCTTCGGCCCGAAGCGGCTGCGCCCGAGCGTCCCCGCCGCCGCGATCATCCAGTTCTTCGGCGGCATCCACGAGATCTACTTCCCCTACATCCTGATGAAGCCGCGCATGATCCTCGCGGCCATCGCGGGCGGCATGACCGGTGTGGCGATCTTCGCGGCGACCGGCGTCGGCCTCGTCGCGTCCCCCTCACCGGGCAGCATCTTCGCCTACCTCGCGCAGACACCGCGGGGGTTCGGCAACTGGTTCGGCGTGTACGGCGGCCTGCTCGCCTCCGCCGCCGTCTCGTTCGGGGTCGGCGCCGCGCTGCTCGGCTTCGGCCGGCTCGCCGAATCCGGCGAGCCCGGAGACGGCGCGGGGGACACGGCCGCCGACGCGAAGGACGCCGAGGACGCGGACGCACGGGAAACGGAGAAGCCCGACCCCCTGGGCGGGGGCGACGGCGAGGTCGCCGTGCCCGAGACCGCCCCGACCACGAAAGATCGTCCCATCGAAGGGAGCCCGCAATGA
- the pfkB gene encoding 1-phosphofructokinase yields MIVTLTLNPSLDRTIEVDALTRGAVLRARSARLDPGGKGVNVSRALLANGADSTAVLAVGGADGEQLRLLLRAEGLPVRAVEVAGRTRSNVTVVEPDGVVTKLNEPGGPLSAAELDEVTGAVEAAAAGGAGWVVACGSLPPGVPGTAYAALCRRFAADGVRVAVDTSGPALRAAVEAGPDLVKPNLEELAEAVGGPVGTVADAVEAAGELRARGARGVLVSLGAEGAVLVDDDGVLSGDAPVARPRSTVGAGDALLAGFLAAGARGERALAEALAWGAAAVRLPASRMPGARDVRRDIVRIHPRPDLARPLPA; encoded by the coding sequence ATGATCGTCACGCTGACGCTCAACCCGAGCCTCGACCGGACGATCGAGGTGGACGCGCTGACGCGCGGCGCGGTGCTCCGGGCCCGATCCGCGCGCCTGGACCCGGGCGGCAAGGGCGTCAACGTCTCCCGCGCGCTGCTGGCCAACGGCGCCGACTCCACCGCCGTGCTCGCGGTGGGCGGCGCCGACGGCGAGCAGCTGCGGCTGCTGCTGCGGGCCGAGGGGCTGCCGGTGCGGGCCGTCGAGGTCGCCGGGCGCACCCGCTCCAACGTCACCGTCGTCGAACCGGACGGCGTCGTCACCAAGCTCAACGAGCCGGGCGGCCCGCTGTCGGCCGCGGAACTGGACGAGGTCACCGGCGCGGTCGAGGCCGCGGCGGCGGGCGGGGCCGGCTGGGTGGTGGCCTGCGGCAGCCTCCCGCCGGGCGTCCCCGGCACCGCCTACGCGGCGCTGTGCCGCCGGTTCGCGGCGGACGGCGTCCGGGTCGCGGTCGACACCAGCGGTCCCGCGCTGCGCGCGGCCGTCGAGGCCGGTCCCGACCTGGTGAAGCCGAACCTGGAGGAGCTCGCCGAGGCCGTCGGCGGCCCGGTCGGCACGGTCGCCGACGCCGTCGAGGCGGCGGGCGAGCTGCGCGCGCGGGGGGCGCGCGGCGTGCTGGTCAGCCTCGGCGCCGAGGGCGCCGTGCTGGTCGACGACGACGGTGTGCTCAGCGGCGACGCCCCGGTGGCGCGGCCGCGCAGCACGGTCGGCGCGGGCGACGCCCTGCTCGCCGGGTTCCTCGCCGCGGGCGCGCGCGGCGAACGCGCCCTCGCCGAGGCGCTGGCGTGGGGCGCGGCGGCGGTCCGGCTGCCCGCGAGCCGGATGCCGGGGGCGCGCGACGTCCGGCGCGACATCGTCCGCATCCACCCGCGCCCCGACCTGGCCCGTCCCCTGCCCGCCTGA
- a CDS encoding phosphatase PAP2 family protein, with translation MGEIVSAGTTATERGGRRGTTRARGLGGTGGRRRAARPRRVRDGRHAFAGDRAAADANGRPLLDLERRTGPDVGLSLNEAPARHEWLSALAAWEYATTYVIGTFGFLGYLWWRRRPAYPWARNTLIWMTLIAIVCFAPWPVTPPRLLPGGGYVDVIALHRPPATWGTGVVSAGANPYAAMPSLHIGWIAWIGAAAVRARCGPVFLWACVLHLVVTSVVIVATPRTTPSTSRAACCSSRPPRAPRRCASGCGAAAAGRRVAAPDAFFLSVEDGGVPQVVGGVAEFTAGTGGGAGTSPPRMTPT, from the coding sequence ATGGGAGAGATCGTCAGTGCGGGGACGACGGCCACCGAGCGGGGAGGACGGCGTGGGACGACACGGGCGCGCGGCCTCGGCGGCACGGGAGGTCGCCGCCGGGCTGCTCGTCCTCGCCGTGTACGCGACGGCCGCCATGCGTTCGCCGGAGACCGCGCGGCCGCCGACGCGAACGGCCGCCCGCTCCTCGACCTGGAACGCCGGACCGGACCGGACGTCGGACTCTCCCTCAACGAGGCGCCGGCACGGCACGAGTGGCTGAGCGCCCTGGCCGCGTGGGAGTACGCGACCACCTACGTCATCGGCACGTTCGGGTTCCTCGGCTACCTGTGGTGGCGGCGCCGCCCCGCGTACCCGTGGGCGCGCAACACGCTGATCTGGATGACGCTGATCGCGATCGTGTGCTTCGCGCCGTGGCCGGTCACGCCGCCGCGGCTCCTCCCCGGAGGCGGGTACGTCGACGTCATCGCGCTGCACCGTCCGCCCGCCACGTGGGGGACGGGCGTGGTGTCGGCGGGCGCCAATCCGTACGCCGCGATGCCGAGCCTGCACATCGGCTGGATCGCCTGGATCGGCGCCGCCGCCGTCCGCGCCCGCTGCGGGCCCGTGTTCCTGTGGGCCTGCGTCCTGCACCTGGTGGTGACGAGCGTGGTGATCGTGGCGACGCCGCGCACTACGCCATCGACGTCCCGGGCGGCCTGCTGCTCGTCCCGGCCGCCGCGGGCGCCGAGGCGCTGCGCGTCCGGCTGCGGCGCGGCCGCGGCCGGGCGGCGGGTCGCGGCGCCCGACGCGTTCTTCCTCTCCGTCGAGGACGGCGGCGTCCCGCAGGTCGTCGGCGGGGTCGCCGAGTTCACCGCCGGAACCGGCGGCGGGGCCGGGACGAGCCCGCCGCGGATGACGCCCACCTGA
- the ligA gene encoding NAD-dependent DNA ligase LigA, giving the protein MTETPAPTTEIGDQAAYAAAVQTAVAASAAYYGGGDSPLDDDAFDRLVRGIAAYETAHPEHVLPDSPTGKVAGGAVIGDVPHTVPMLSLDNVFSADELESWAAGIARRIGRDVGTWSVEPKLDGLAISARYTGGRLARLVTRGDGTAGEDVSHGMGMIAGLPEKLAEPVTVELRGEVLMTREQFEAANEARTGAGGAAFANPRSAAAGSLRAKDRAYQVEMTFFAYGALPMEDTDEALGARLRELPHSGVMELVAGLGARTVAVTPVAGVTATTVEAVLARVQEIAALRADLDFGIDGIVIKADAAADQADAGLSSRAPRWAVAYKLPAVEKITRLIGVEWNVGRTGVIAPRAELEEVELDGSLVRYATLHNAADIERRGLLLGDHVTVYKAGDVIPRVEAPVAHLRTGDEKPIEVPEVCPRCGDEIDRSQQRWRCVRGRDCHAVASVRYAVGRDQLDIEGLAGSRIDQLVEAGLIADFADLFTLTHDQVIGLERMGETSTANLLAAIEAAKAKPLNKVFCALGVRLTGRSMSRRIARHFGTMDAIRAADAEAFQEVDGIGPERASTVVAEVAELAPLIDKLVAAGVTMTEPGAPARPATAPEDGTDGPDETADLPLAGMSIVATGAMSGPLDGLSRTEVNELIERAGGRASSSVSAKTSLLVAGEKAGSKRAKAEKLGVEIVTPEEFAARVTAFL; this is encoded by the coding sequence ATGACCGAGACACCGGCCCCCACCACCGAGATCGGCGACCAGGCCGCGTACGCCGCCGCCGTCCAGACCGCCGTCGCGGCCTCCGCCGCCTACTACGGCGGCGGCGACTCGCCCCTGGACGACGACGCGTTCGACCGGCTCGTGCGCGGCATCGCCGCCTACGAGACCGCGCACCCCGAGCACGTCCTGCCCGACTCGCCGACCGGCAAGGTCGCCGGGGGCGCCGTCATCGGGGACGTGCCGCACACGGTGCCCATGCTGAGCCTGGACAACGTGTTCTCCGCCGACGAACTGGAGTCGTGGGCCGCCGGGATCGCCCGCCGGATCGGCCGCGACGTCGGGACGTGGAGCGTGGAGCCGAAGCTGGACGGTCTCGCCATCTCCGCCCGCTACACCGGCGGACGGCTCGCCCGGCTGGTCACCCGGGGCGACGGGACCGCGGGCGAGGACGTCTCGCACGGCATGGGCATGATCGCCGGGCTGCCGGAGAAGCTCGCCGAGCCGGTCACGGTGGAGCTGCGCGGCGAGGTGCTGATGACCCGCGAGCAGTTCGAGGCCGCCAACGAGGCCCGCACCGGCGCCGGGGGAGCGGCGTTCGCCAACCCGCGCAGCGCCGCCGCCGGCTCGCTGCGCGCCAAGGACCGCGCCTACCAGGTGGAGATGACCTTCTTCGCCTACGGGGCCCTGCCGATGGAGGACACCGATGAGGCGCTGGGCGCGCGGCTGCGGGAGCTGCCGCACAGCGGGGTCATGGAGCTGGTCGCCGGGCTCGGCGCCCGCACCGTCGCCGTCACGCCCGTCGCCGGCGTCACCGCGACGACCGTCGAGGCGGTGCTCGCGCGCGTCCAGGAGATCGCGGCCCTGCGCGCCGACCTGGACTTCGGCATCGACGGCATCGTGATCAAGGCCGACGCCGCCGCCGACCAGGCCGACGCGGGCCTGTCGTCCCGCGCGCCACGCTGGGCGGTCGCCTACAAGCTGCCCGCCGTCGAGAAGATCACCCGGCTGATCGGCGTCGAGTGGAACGTCGGGCGCACCGGCGTGATCGCGCCCCGCGCCGAGCTGGAGGAAGTCGAGCTGGACGGCTCCCTCGTCAGGTACGCGACCCTGCACAACGCCGCCGACATCGAACGGCGCGGGCTCCTGCTGGGCGACCACGTCACCGTCTACAAGGCCGGGGACGTGATCCCCCGCGTGGAGGCGCCGGTGGCGCACCTGCGCACCGGCGACGAGAAGCCGATCGAGGTCCCCGAGGTGTGCCCGCGCTGCGGCGACGAGATCGACCGCTCCCAGCAGCGGTGGCGCTGCGTGCGCGGCCGCGACTGCCACGCCGTCGCGTCCGTCCGGTACGCGGTCGGCCGCGACCAGCTCGACATCGAGGGCCTCGCCGGGAGCCGCATCGACCAGCTCGTCGAGGCCGGGCTCATCGCCGACTTCGCCGACCTGTTCACCCTCACCCACGACCAGGTCATCGGGCTCGAGCGGATGGGCGAGACGAGCACCGCGAACCTGCTCGCCGCGATCGAGGCCGCCAAGGCCAAACCGCTGAACAAGGTGTTCTGCGCCCTCGGCGTGCGCCTCACCGGCCGTTCCATGTCCCGCCGCATCGCCCGGCACTTCGGCACGATGGACGCGATCCGCGCCGCCGACGCCGAGGCGTTCCAGGAGGTCGACGGGATCGGCCCCGAACGGGCGTCGACCGTGGTCGCCGAGGTCGCCGAACTCGCGCCGCTGATCGACAAGCTCGTCGCCGCCGGAGTCACCATGACCGAGCCCGGCGCGCCCGCCCGGCCCGCCACCGCGCCCGAGGACGGCACGGACGGGCCGGACGAGACGGCGGACCTACCGCTCGCGGGGATGTCGATCGTCGCGACCGGCGCGATGTCCGGCCCGCTGGACGGCCTGTCCCGTACCGAGGTCAACGAGCTGATCGAACGCGCCGGGGGACGGGCGTCGTCCTCGGTGTCGGCGAAGACCTCGCTGCTCGTCGCGGGGGAGAAGGCGGGGTCCAAGCGCGCCAAGGCGGAGAAGCTCGGCGTCGAGATCGTCACCCCCGAGGAGTTCGCCGCCCGCGTCACCGCCTTCCTCTGA
- a CDS encoding PucR family transcriptional regulator has protein sequence MVGPLPDELPGVLRQHVQEAVLEMEREIREQVPEYSGDDGEYAERIERAVRDAVAFFVDSVDHPGADPRKLTELYMRLGELEARQGRGLDALQTAMRVSCQVACQRFIMDAYRLGWSRETLGRLTDSLFMLVSRIADAAAQGYARELGQLATARERRRERLRDMLIIEPSPGHEAIAELAIAARWDLPKNIGLIALPAGAPAGARILPPSVLADWDAPIPFLVVPDPDGPGQERLWPALRRLGTAAIGPTVPVAQGATSLRWARHALTLIERGMLPRGEPVRCAEHVSALATLAAEELVGATAGAVLGPLLDLPPTRRQPLAETLLTYLQSGDNAVVAAERLHIHEQTVRYRLRRIHELTGGRFSELDGRLDVMLLLSWLVRTGRAEGR, from the coding sequence GTGGTCGGTCCCCTGCCCGACGAACTGCCCGGCGTGCTCCGCCAGCACGTGCAGGAGGCCGTTCTGGAGATGGAGCGGGAGATCCGCGAGCAGGTCCCCGAGTACTCCGGCGACGACGGCGAGTACGCCGAACGGATCGAGCGGGCGGTCCGCGACGCCGTCGCGTTCTTCGTCGACTCGGTCGACCATCCGGGCGCCGACCCGCGCAAGCTCACCGAGCTGTACATGCGGCTCGGCGAACTGGAGGCCCGGCAGGGGCGGGGCCTGGACGCGCTGCAGACCGCGATGCGGGTGAGCTGCCAGGTCGCCTGCCAGCGGTTCATCATGGACGCCTACCGGCTCGGCTGGTCGCGGGAGACCCTCGGCCGCCTCACCGACTCGCTGTTCATGCTGGTCTCCCGGATCGCCGACGCCGCCGCCCAGGGGTACGCGCGCGAGCTGGGGCAGCTGGCGACCGCGCGGGAGCGCCGCCGCGAGCGGCTCCGCGACATGCTCATCATCGAGCCGTCGCCCGGGCACGAGGCGATCGCCGAGCTGGCGATCGCGGCACGTTGGGACCTGCCCAAGAACATCGGGCTGATCGCCCTCCCGGCGGGGGCGCCCGCCGGGGCGCGGATCCTGCCGCCGTCGGTGCTCGCCGACTGGGACGCGCCCATCCCGTTTCTGGTGGTGCCCGATCCGGACGGCCCCGGTCAGGAACGGCTGTGGCCCGCGCTGCGCAGACTCGGCACCGCCGCGATCGGCCCGACGGTGCCGGTCGCCCAGGGCGCGACGTCGCTGCGGTGGGCGCGGCACGCGCTGACGCTGATCGAGCGCGGGATGCTGCCCCGGGGCGAACCGGTCCGCTGCGCCGAGCACGTGTCCGCCCTGGCGACGCTCGCCGCCGAGGAACTCGTCGGCGCGACCGCCGGTGCCGTCCTCGGCCCGCTGCTGGACCTGCCGCCCACGCGGCGGCAGCCGCTGGCCGAGACGCTGCTGACCTACCTGCAGTCGGGCGACAACGCCGTCGTCGCCGCCGAACGCCTGCACATCCACGAGCAGACCGTCCGGTACCGGCTGCGCCGCATCCACGAGCTGACCGGCGGCCGCTTCAGCGAGCTCGACGGCCGGCTCGACGTGATGCTGCTGCTCAGCTGGCTCGTCCGGACGGGTCGCGCCGAAGGCCGCTGA
- a CDS encoding acyltransferase family protein, which produces MPANTLTPPETRIDAPAASRPRMGWLDALRGIAALVVVFEHSLDVLLPEVRANASPWFDFGRYGVFVFFLVSGYVVPFSLERRGSVRAFWVGRFFRLYPAWAVSVAVALALALAGFSYGLPAALGDRPWTAALAHLTMLQDLLGVPNVVNVFWTLSYEMIFYLLVTAMFVAGVKRASARVALGFAVAAALLGVVLPSQLLAARWPDGTTLVAAIVLAAGLAALFGGRTVRRIGVAVVATLALTLLVLNSRIGGVESLCIIATMFAGTAVRALHDGRLRAWPAAAMIAVVPVLTLLAGLRPPPTWSRHGYPESLGLDWSLAVAAAWLTFVAGLALRHRAMPRVLVWSGLLSYSLYLLHPLVIQAVWSASGRDPDVLSVPARLGWGVVLVAGAFGSAALAYRFVEKPAQRLGKRLTRPPG; this is translated from the coding sequence ATGCCGGCGAACACTCTGACCCCACCGGAAACCCGGATCGACGCACCCGCGGCGAGCCGGCCGCGGATGGGCTGGCTGGACGCCCTGCGCGGAATCGCCGCCCTGGTCGTGGTCTTCGAGCACTCCCTCGACGTGCTGCTGCCCGAGGTGCGCGCGAACGCCAGCCCGTGGTTCGACTTCGGCCGCTACGGCGTGTTCGTGTTCTTCCTCGTCAGCGGCTACGTCGTGCCGTTCTCGCTGGAGCGGCGCGGCAGCGTCCGCGCGTTCTGGGTCGGGCGGTTCTTCCGCCTGTACCCGGCGTGGGCGGTGTCGGTCGCGGTGGCCCTGGCGCTGGCCCTGGCGGGGTTCTCCTACGGGCTGCCCGCCGCGCTCGGCGACCGGCCGTGGACGGCGGCGCTCGCGCACCTGACGATGCTGCAGGACCTGCTCGGCGTGCCCAACGTCGTGAACGTGTTCTGGACGCTCTCCTACGAGATGATCTTCTACCTGCTGGTGACGGCGATGTTCGTCGCCGGGGTGAAGCGGGCCAGCGCGCGGGTCGCGCTGGGGTTCGCGGTCGCGGCCGCACTGCTCGGGGTGGTCCTGCCGTCCCAGCTGCTGGCCGCCCGCTGGCCGGACGGGACGACGCTGGTCGCGGCGATCGTCCTCGCGGCCGGGCTCGCCGCGCTGTTCGGCGGCCGCACCGTCCGGCGGATCGGCGTCGCGGTGGTGGCGACGCTGGCGCTGACGCTGCTGGTGCTGAACAGCCGCATCGGCGGGGTGGAGAGCCTGTGCATCATCGCGACGATGTTCGCCGGGACGGCCGTCCGCGCGCTGCACGACGGGCGGCTGCGGGCGTGGCCCGCCGCCGCGATGATCGCGGTGGTGCCCGTGCTGACGCTGCTGGCGGGGCTGCGGCCGCCGCCCACCTGGTCGCGGCACGGCTACCCCGAATCGCTGGGCCTGGACTGGTCGCTGGCGGTCGCCGCGGCATGGCTGACGTTCGTGGCGGGGCTCGCCCTGCGGCACCGGGCGATGCCGCGGGTGCTGGTGTGGTCGGGCCTGCTCAGCTACTCGCTGTACCTGCTGCACCCGCTGGTGATCCAGGCGGTCTGGTCGGCGTCCGGGCGCGACCCGGACGTCCTGTCGGTGCCCGCGCGGCTGGGCTGGGGCGTCGTACTGGTGGCCGGCGCGTTCGGGTCGGCGGCGCTCGCCTACAGATTCGTGGAGAAGCCCGCGCAACGGCTCGGTAAACGGCTTACCAGGCCCCCAGGGTGA
- a CDS encoding SAM-dependent methyltransferase: protein MPGTATSGRAPGRGPANERAPAAGARETAPRRSVWGTPPSPAPDLREPGLARVQDRLLGGKDNYAADRDLADRLLHVLPGAAAAARDGRAFTARAVRTLAGRGVRQFLDLGCGLPADDNLHQMAARHVPGARVVYVDGDPLVIAHARARLAADGVAALRADLRDPAAILASPEVRRLIDPAEPVALVFSSVLHFLADPYPTVAALAEASAPGSALVVAHATGDFAPAATAEAARLYTAAGVPLHPRGAADIERLLGPFRPLPPGIVPAARWCPDRPPARSGPPVLYGAVGVLPG, encoded by the coding sequence ATGCCAGGGACGGCCACGAGCGGAAGGGCCCCCGGCCGGGGACCCGCGAACGAACGGGCGCCCGCCGCCGGCGCGCGCGAAACGGCGCCCCGCCGGTCCGTGTGGGGCACCCCGCCGAGCCCCGCACCCGACCTGCGCGAGCCCGGCCTCGCACGCGTCCAGGACCGTCTTCTCGGCGGCAAGGACAACTACGCCGCCGACCGCGACCTCGCCGACCGGCTCCTGCACGTGCTCCCGGGCGCGGCCGCGGCCGCCCGGGACGGCCGCGCGTTCACCGCCCGCGCCGTCCGGACGCTCGCCGGGCGCGGCGTCCGGCAGTTCCTCGACCTCGGCTGCGGCCTGCCCGCCGACGACAACCTGCACCAGATGGCGGCCCGGCACGTCCCCGGCGCGCGTGTCGTGTACGTCGACGGGGACCCGCTGGTCATCGCGCACGCCCGCGCCCGGCTCGCCGCCGACGGCGTCGCGGCGCTGCGCGCCGACCTGCGCGACCCGGCCGCGATCCTGGCGAGCCCGGAGGTGCGGCGGCTGATCGACCCCGCGGAGCCCGTCGCGCTCGTGTTCTCGTCCGTCCTGCACTTCCTGGCCGACCCGTACCCGACCGTCGCCGCGCTGGCCGAGGCGTCCGCGCCGGGCAGCGCGCTCGTCGTCGCGCACGCCACCGGCGACTTCGCGCCCGCCGCGACGGCCGAGGCGGCGCGGCTGTACACGGCCGCGGGCGTCCCGCTGCATCCGCGCGGCGCCGCGGACATCGAGCGCCTGCTCGGGCCCTTCCGACCGCTGCCGCCCGGCATCGTGCCCGCGGCGCGCTGGTGCCCCGACCGTCCACCGGCCCGGTCCGGCCCGCCCGTCCTGTACGGAGCGGTGGGCGTGCTGCCCGGCTGA
- a CDS encoding DoxX family membrane protein, giving the protein MRFLARAHQMPARLIVGAFILNSGLSKLKGDQGTADYIHGSAKTAYPFLESKDPQKFTRMLGTAEVALGGALVAPFVPTVVAGAGLTAFACGLTGLYLRLPGMREKGSIRPTQDGIALAKDTWLAGIGATLVLEELDRAGEDRRRR; this is encoded by the coding sequence ATGCGTTTTCTTGCTCGCGCGCACCAGATGCCCGCCCGCCTGATCGTGGGCGCGTTCATCTTGAACTCGGGGCTGTCGAAGCTGAAGGGCGACCAGGGGACGGCCGACTACATCCACGGGTCGGCGAAGACCGCGTATCCCTTCCTCGAGTCGAAGGATCCGCAGAAGTTCACCCGGATGCTCGGGACGGCCGAGGTCGCGCTCGGCGGCGCGCTGGTGGCGCCGTTCGTGCCCACCGTGGTCGCGGGCGCCGGGCTCACCGCCTTCGCGTGCGGGCTGACGGGCTTGTACCTGCGGCTGCCCGGGATGCGCGAGAAGGGGAGCATCCGTCCCACCCAGGACGGCATCGCGCTCGCGAAGGACACGTGGCTGGCCGGGATCGGGGCCACGCTCGTCCTGGAGGAGCTGGACCGGGCCGGCGAGGACCGGCGCCGCCGCTGA
- a CDS encoding DUF2269 family protein has translation MPVQEAAPRTEPARRAWRPRPRVRKTLLLVHVVASVALVGSVWGLVLLNLTATLTTDAALVEPAYRLMTVLAFGGGIPLSFISLASGIALGIGSKWGVLRHWWVLAKLLLLIATIVFGAVLGQPEAMAEAASGGDLPTAARRWREVAVVAAQLAMLLTATGLSVFKPRGRVRWPRRRS, from the coding sequence ATGCCGGTTCAGGAAGCCGCCCCGAGGACGGAGCCCGCGCGACGGGCGTGGCGCCCGCGTCCGCGCGTCCGCAAGACCCTGCTGCTGGTGCACGTCGTCGCGTCCGTCGCGCTGGTCGGCTCCGTATGGGGCCTGGTCCTGCTCAACCTCACCGCGACGCTGACCACCGACGCCGCCCTCGTCGAGCCCGCCTACCGGCTGATGACCGTCCTGGCGTTCGGCGGCGGGATTCCGCTCAGCTTCATCTCGCTGGCCAGCGGGATCGCGCTCGGGATCGGCAGCAAGTGGGGAGTGCTGCGGCACTGGTGGGTGCTGGCGAAGCTGCTGCTGCTGATCGCCACGATCGTGTTCGGGGCGGTGCTGGGGCAGCCCGAGGCGATGGCGGAGGCGGCGTCCGGCGGGGACCTCCCGACCGCCGCGCGCAGGTGGCGGGAGGTCGCGGTGGTCGCCGCCCAGCTCGCCATGCTGCTGACCGCCACCGGCCTGTCGGTCTTCAAGCCGCGCGGCCGGGTGCGGTGGCCGCGCCGCCGGTCGTGA
- a CDS encoding LysR family transcriptional regulator encodes MNVERLRALHALSVHGTIAAAAEALHVTPSGVSQQLAKLERETGHRLLEPRGRGVRLTGAGHVLAGHAARVLAQLAAARADLDGLREDAVGPVRLGSFVTAARSVLPPALIALRERHPRLSPTLREGEAETVLPALVRGDIDVAVVESWDTLPTPIPATVSRLLLSSDVIDLALPAGHPLARRRSVDLAELRGMRWAAWTAGGICEGQLLQTLREHEADPVIVCNVADYPTQLAFVAADLAAALIPRLGRDPVPGGVRMLATRPVVRRGIYAAWRTDADRPAVRACVEALRAVAERLAAESSAA; translated from the coding sequence ATGAACGTCGAACGGTTGCGGGCACTGCACGCGCTGTCGGTGCACGGCACGATCGCGGCGGCCGCCGAGGCCCTGCACGTGACGCCGTCCGGGGTGTCGCAGCAGCTCGCGAAGCTGGAACGGGAGACGGGGCACCGGCTGCTGGAACCGCGCGGCAGGGGCGTGCGGCTCACCGGCGCCGGACACGTCCTCGCCGGGCACGCGGCGCGGGTGCTGGCGCAGCTCGCGGCGGCCCGCGCGGACCTGGACGGGCTCCGCGAGGACGCGGTGGGGCCCGTGCGGCTCGGCTCGTTCGTCACCGCGGCCCGGTCGGTGCTGCCGCCCGCGCTCATCGCGTTGCGGGAGCGGCACCCGCGCCTGTCCCCCACGCTGCGGGAAGGCGAGGCGGAGACCGTCCTGCCCGCCCTGGTGCGCGGCGACATCGACGTCGCGGTGGTGGAGAGCTGGGACACCCTGCCGACTCCGATCCCCGCGACCGTGTCGCGGCTGCTGCTGTCGTCGGACGTCATCGATCTCGCGCTCCCGGCCGGGCATCCGCTGGCCCGGCGGCGGTCGGTGGACCTGGCGGAGCTGCGCGGGATGCGCTGGGCGGCGTGGACGGCGGGCGGCATCTGCGAGGGGCAGCTGCTGCAGACGCTGCGCGAGCACGAGGCCGATCCGGTGATCGTGTGCAACGTCGCCGACTACCCGACCCAGCTCGCGTTCGTGGCCGCCGACCTGGCCGCCGCGCTGATCCCCCGGCTGGGCCGCGACCCGGTCCCCGGCGGGGTGCGGATGCTCGCCACCCGGCCGGTCGTCCGCCGCGGGATCTACGCGGCCTGGCGGACGGACGCCGACCGTCCGGCGGTGCGGGCGTGCGTCGAGGCGCTGCGCGCGGTGGCGGAGCGCCTCGCCGCGGAGTCGTCCGCCGCCTGA